One region of Hymenobacter sediminicola genomic DNA includes:
- a CDS encoding 3-oxoacyl-ACP synthase encodes MIKPRLHTACLAYVQERIDACQAAIQAAQESANSETKSSAGDKYETGRAMAQNERDRNTVQLRQAQQLQGELQRISPETPCDTVRPGALVYTNMGVFYLGISAGKLTVEGQDYFAVSAAAPVAAALAGKRAGEEALFNGKQVRVLTVE; translated from the coding sequence ATGATAAAACCCCGCCTACACACCGCCTGCCTCGCCTACGTGCAGGAGCGCATAGATGCCTGCCAAGCGGCCATTCAGGCGGCGCAGGAATCGGCGAACAGCGAGACCAAGAGCAGCGCCGGCGACAAGTACGAAACCGGCCGCGCCATGGCCCAGAACGAGCGGGACCGGAACACCGTGCAGCTGCGGCAGGCGCAGCAGCTACAAGGCGAGCTGCAGCGCATCAGCCCTGAAACGCCCTGCGACACAGTGCGGCCTGGTGCGCTGGTCTACACCAACATGGGCGTATTCTACCTCGGCATCAGTGCCGGCAAGCTCACCGTGGAGGGGCAGGACTATTTTGCTGTATCGGCAGCGGCACCGGTAGCGGCGGCTCTGGCCGGCAAGCGGGCCGGGGAGGAGGCCCTATTCAACGGCAAGCAAGTCCGCGTACTGACCGTGGAGTAG
- a CDS encoding PAS domain-containing hybrid sensor histidine kinase/response regulator — MSAASSPAASSDLLAMQLLAQNPSPILHLTATGDVQYANPAAEALLQQFSPTERPMQLQRLAALTSPVGQPLPEIVLAGQYFSVAMVPAAHGAGTLYLTDATASYLKDQRAFFETVFHHLPTGVAIFDAQHRFQYVNPAAIRNAEIREWIIGKNNFEYCLHRNHPLDMAVERKRQFERAVQQRAEVTWEETIQSPTGPRHWLRLYHPVFGPDGELRMLVGSSADITDRYLAEQELERAKQVAEASVRARETFLSNMSHEIRTPMNGVLGMAGLLARTELSAQQQEYVSIIRNSGNHLLSVLNDVLDVAKITSGKLEMEHTPFDLANVIRIATQTQAFRATEKGIRFLLHPLQLPAQPVLGDPHRLSQVLLNLLSNAIKFTQQGEVALLVRCQAETESALTVQFQVSDTGVGVPAHKQEAIFDSFSQAYADTTRNFGGTGLGLTISSSLVEQLGGNLVVCSVPGEGSTFSFSLTFAKAAATQAVPDAHSLAATDAELVRGWRVLLVEDHDINRLLAQLVLEHYGVLVDAAISGAAALQLFEQHRYECILMDIQMPDMSGLDVTAAMRRHTEAARATTPIIAFTANAFRADNEKYLAAGMDDCMTKPFDEAELLRKMLALHRPSNAAAPLFDLSDLHQMAHGNPAFVRRILEAFMQQTPTLLAQLEQAVAAAAWPAAAACAHKLKPSLKLLRCLKLLEATQLLETKPATEAHKSAAQHLISTLPRLLTQLQKHLATDAMPN, encoded by the coding sequence ATGTCCGCTGCTTCCTCTCCTGCTGCTTCGTCCGATTTGCTGGCAATGCAGCTACTCGCGCAAAACCCCAGCCCCATCCTGCACCTGACTGCCACCGGCGACGTGCAGTATGCCAATCCGGCCGCTGAGGCGCTCCTCCAGCAGTTTAGCCCCACAGAACGCCCCATGCAACTGCAGCGGCTGGCAGCCCTTACCTCTCCCGTGGGCCAGCCGTTGCCGGAAATAGTGCTGGCCGGCCAGTATTTCTCGGTAGCGATGGTACCGGCCGCCCATGGCGCAGGCACGCTGTACCTCACCGATGCCACAGCCAGCTACCTCAAAGACCAGCGGGCTTTTTTCGAAACGGTGTTTCATCATTTGCCTACCGGAGTTGCTATTTTCGACGCCCAACACCGCTTTCAGTACGTCAATCCTGCCGCTATTCGCAACGCGGAAATTCGGGAGTGGATTATCGGCAAGAACAATTTCGAGTATTGCCTCCACCGTAACCACCCCCTGGACATGGCCGTGGAGCGGAAGAGGCAGTTTGAGCGGGCCGTGCAGCAGCGGGCCGAAGTAACGTGGGAAGAAACCATTCAGAGCCCCACCGGACCGCGCCACTGGCTACGCCTCTACCATCCTGTGTTCGGGCCTGATGGGGAATTGCGCATGCTTGTGGGCTCCAGTGCCGACATTACGGACCGCTACCTGGCCGAGCAGGAGCTGGAACGCGCCAAGCAGGTGGCTGAAGCCTCGGTACGCGCCCGCGAAACGTTTCTGTCCAACATGAGCCACGAAATCCGGACGCCGATGAACGGGGTGCTGGGCATGGCTGGGCTGCTGGCCCGCACCGAATTGAGTGCTCAGCAGCAAGAGTACGTGAGTATCATCCGCAACTCCGGCAACCACCTGCTCAGCGTGCTGAACGACGTGCTGGATGTGGCCAAGATTACGTCGGGCAAGCTGGAGATGGAGCACACGCCCTTCGACTTGGCCAACGTCATCCGTATTGCTACCCAGACGCAGGCCTTTCGGGCCACGGAAAAAGGCATCCGGTTTCTCCTGCACCCGCTGCAGCTGCCGGCCCAGCCCGTTCTCGGCGATCCGCACCGCCTCAGCCAGGTACTGCTCAATCTGCTCAGCAACGCCATCAAATTCACTCAGCAGGGCGAGGTGGCGCTGCTGGTCCGCTGCCAAGCCGAAACCGAATCGGCCCTGACCGTGCAGTTCCAGGTAAGTGACACCGGCGTGGGTGTGCCAGCCCACAAGCAGGAAGCCATTTTTGACAGCTTTTCGCAGGCCTATGCCGATACTACTCGCAACTTTGGCGGCACGGGTTTGGGGCTCACCATCAGCAGCAGCTTGGTGGAGCAGCTGGGCGGCAATCTGGTGGTGTGCAGCGTTCCGGGCGAAGGCAGCACGTTCAGTTTCAGCCTGACTTTCGCCAAAGCCGCTGCAACCCAAGCAGTGCCGGATGCGCACTCCCTGGCCGCTACCGACGCCGAGTTGGTACGGGGCTGGCGCGTGCTGCTGGTAGAAGACCACGACATAAACCGCCTGCTGGCGCAGCTGGTACTGGAACACTACGGCGTGCTGGTTGATGCGGCCATCAGCGGAGCTGCCGCGCTACAGCTATTCGAGCAGCACCGCTACGAGTGTATCCTGATGGATATTCAGATGCCCGACATGAGCGGCCTCGACGTGACAGCCGCTATGCGTCGCCATACGGAAGCAGCCCGTGCTACTACGCCCATCATTGCTTTTACGGCCAATGCCTTCCGCGCCGATAATGAGAAATATCTGGCCGCCGGCATGGACGACTGCATGACCAAGCCTTTTGACGAGGCCGAACTGCTGCGCAAGATGCTGGCACTGCACCGGCCGTCCAATGCGGCGGCTCCTCTCTTCGACCTAAGCGACCTGCACCAGATGGCGCACGGAAATCCGGCTTTCGTGCGGCGTATTCTGGAGGCATTTATGCAGCAGACGCCGACACTGCTGGCTCAGCTTGAGCAAGCCGTTGCCGCCGCAGCTTGGCCCGCAGCAGCAGCATGCGCCCACAAGCTCAAGCCGTCTTTGAAGCTGCTACGTTGCCTGAAACTGCTAGAGGCCACGCAGCTCCTAGAGACGAAACCGGCAACGGAAGCGCATAAAAGTGCCGCTCAACACCTCATTAGCACGCTTCCTAGGCTACTGACGCAGCTACAGAAACATTTAGCTACTGACGCTATGCCCAACTGA
- a CDS encoding glucose-6-phosphate isomerase, with translation MASDATTSIPAMIMHLGSYQAAVDAKLQEFNAKNFTTGFWQKQADLWVQDEAAQQSLRSFMGWLRVAETMLPRVSEIEEFAKEVKAAGLKHVVVMGMGGSTMTPIVFKQAFEKSADGLPLSVLDTTNPASVREIEESVPLAETLFVVASKSGTTAEPLAFGDYFYARLKELKGDKAGENFVAITDPGSKFVTQATAEGYRRIFLNFAEVGGRFSALSYFGLVPAALYGIDIKTLLERAIGMMRATGSEGQVEQNPGLELGVALGLLAQEGRDKLTLVVPAGLSDFGLWLEQLVAESTGKEGKGILPLAGDPLNGPQVYGADRVFVYVGYENQPDEENRRKVAALQTAGHPVITILLHDALDLGQEFFRWEVATAVASAVLEINPFDQPNVQAAKTATDQLMKVVVEKGALPQTSTPVLQENGLDYYTSVSGADAVEVLRNFFGQAKASDFLCIQAYLQESPAVNKELDELRALVQQKKHIATASGYGPRFLHSTGQYHKGGPDTGLFLQITTDHAQDLPLPGRPYTFGTFQNAQAAGDLQALHDYNRRTLRVHLGQAGEEAGVATLLAALRKALA, from the coding sequence ATGGCCTCCGACGCAACTACTTCCATTCCTGCCATGATCATGCACCTGGGTTCCTACCAGGCTGCCGTTGATGCTAAACTGCAGGAATTCAACGCCAAAAACTTCACCACCGGCTTCTGGCAGAAACAAGCTGATCTTTGGGTGCAAGACGAAGCCGCCCAGCAAAGCCTGCGCAGCTTCATGGGCTGGCTCCGGGTGGCCGAAACCATGCTGCCCCGCGTTTCTGAGATTGAGGAATTTGCCAAAGAAGTGAAAGCTGCCGGCTTAAAGCACGTCGTGGTGATGGGCATGGGTGGCAGCACCATGACGCCGATTGTGTTCAAGCAGGCCTTTGAAAAATCGGCAGATGGCCTGCCCCTTTCGGTGCTGGACACGACGAATCCTGCCTCTGTGCGCGAAATAGAAGAGTCGGTACCGCTGGCCGAAACGCTGTTCGTAGTAGCCAGCAAATCGGGTACTACGGCCGAGCCACTAGCTTTCGGCGACTATTTCTACGCCCGCCTGAAAGAGCTAAAAGGCGACAAAGCCGGCGAAAACTTCGTGGCCATTACCGACCCCGGCTCCAAGTTCGTGACCCAGGCCACTGCCGAAGGATACCGTCGCATCTTCCTGAATTTTGCCGAAGTAGGCGGCCGCTTCTCTGCTCTCTCCTACTTCGGGCTAGTGCCAGCCGCACTCTACGGTATAGATATCAAAACCCTGCTGGAACGGGCCATTGGCATGATGCGCGCTACCGGGTCGGAAGGCCAAGTGGAGCAGAACCCCGGCCTGGAGCTGGGTGTAGCACTGGGCTTGCTGGCTCAGGAAGGACGCGACAAGCTGACCTTGGTAGTACCTGCCGGCCTCAGCGACTTTGGCTTGTGGCTGGAGCAGCTGGTAGCGGAAAGCACCGGCAAGGAAGGCAAGGGCATCCTGCCCCTGGCCGGCGACCCGCTCAATGGCCCGCAGGTGTACGGTGCGGACCGCGTGTTCGTGTACGTAGGCTACGAGAACCAGCCCGATGAGGAAAACCGCCGCAAAGTAGCTGCTCTGCAGACCGCTGGGCACCCCGTCATCACCATTCTGCTACACGATGCACTGGACCTGGGACAGGAGTTTTTCCGCTGGGAAGTGGCGACGGCCGTGGCCAGCGCCGTGCTCGAAATCAATCCTTTCGACCAGCCCAACGTGCAGGCGGCCAAAACCGCTACCGACCAGTTGATGAAGGTGGTAGTAGAAAAAGGCGCATTGCCTCAGACTAGTACGCCGGTACTGCAGGAAAACGGCCTTGACTACTACACCAGTGTTTCGGGTGCCGATGCGGTGGAGGTGCTGCGCAATTTCTTCGGGCAGGCGAAGGCCAGTGACTTCCTCTGCATTCAGGCATACCTGCAGGAAAGCCCAGCCGTGAACAAGGAGTTGGACGAACTGCGCGCCTTGGTGCAACAGAAGAAGCATATTGCCACGGCTTCGGGCTACGGCCCGCGCTTCTTGCATTCCACTGGCCAGTACCACAAAGGCGGCCCCGACACCGGCCTGTTCCTGCAAATCACCACCGACCACGCCCAGGACCTGCCGCTGCCCGGCCGCCCCTACACGTTCGGTACGTTCCAAAACGCCCAGGCCGCCGGCGACCTACAAGCCCTGCACGACTACAACCGCCGTACACTACGCGTGCACCTTGGCCAGGCCGGCGAAGAAGCTGGCGTAGCTACTCTGTTGGCAGCCCTGCGGAAAGCACTGGCGTAA
- a CDS encoding OmpA family protein — MLSSLRSLLLVLLVLLPVVLWAQQKPGAPLRQRKLTTRSVRQLRLRPDATPEFPNINRVAFYQNKKELKAIQKAEKRKNWNQARVLLEAYVGKFGIENFYKNTQMLWRLAQLWEKAGNEDRAKAYYRLALKHHRQDVKKIQLYYDSLEQKTADLYVPLKVYYELVEYRKNIVAFRPPKGVLTTMGDAINSQAEDYGPTLNPDASMLLFSSKRKVRGGIKQVVDEDLYVSRKDGDLWTDAEPLPKPINSPYNEGSACFTRDGKTIYFARCECPSCHGNCDLFTSTFKDGQWSVPKSLGTQVNSSAWDSQPTLSRNEDTLYFASDRLGGFGLSDIWYTYRGKNGQWAKAENMGPVVNTRESEVSPFFHPLYNVLYFSSRGQLLNYGDFDIYKTYRVQGRWQEAKNIGPLVNGKGSEYYFTIDSESKDLYYARSEEKDMKNLDLYSFPLPMEAQPLATTHVEGTLVDSVSKKPLGGIVTIVDTDNGIEVAAKYLRPDGSFDFDLIDGSHYVMIIQSPDFFSVEKKFELQGDTVMKLMTNSIDYGLPLIFQNIEFDQDKSHIRTSMQPILDRIALFMVDHPTFRLSITGHTDSKGDPDFNERLSQDRAEAIRKYIETKGKLKPNRIESFGYGSTKPLKEEVTPEDAKTNRRVEFRLIKPDDDKKDAGSGGADWK; from the coding sequence ATGCTTTCCTCGTTACGTTCGTTGTTATTGGTTCTGTTGGTGTTGCTGCCGGTTGTGCTTTGGGCCCAGCAGAAGCCCGGAGCCCCCCTTCGCCAACGCAAGCTTACTACCCGCTCGGTGCGCCAACTGCGCCTGCGGCCTGATGCAACACCGGAATTCCCGAACATCAACCGCGTGGCCTTCTATCAGAATAAGAAGGAGTTGAAAGCCATTCAGAAGGCCGAAAAACGCAAAAACTGGAACCAGGCCCGGGTGCTGCTGGAGGCCTACGTAGGTAAGTTCGGCATCGAGAATTTCTACAAGAACACCCAGATGCTCTGGCGCCTGGCCCAGCTGTGGGAAAAAGCCGGCAACGAAGACCGCGCCAAGGCTTACTACCGCCTCGCCCTCAAGCACCATCGCCAGGACGTCAAAAAGATTCAGCTGTATTACGACTCGCTGGAACAGAAAACCGCCGACCTCTACGTGCCGCTCAAGGTGTATTATGAGTTGGTGGAGTACCGGAAAAATATAGTGGCCTTCCGGCCGCCCAAAGGGGTGCTGACCACCATGGGCGACGCCATCAACTCGCAGGCCGAGGACTATGGGCCGACGCTAAACCCCGATGCGAGCATGCTGCTGTTTTCGTCGAAGCGCAAAGTGCGCGGCGGCATCAAGCAGGTGGTGGACGAGGACCTGTACGTGTCGCGGAAGGACGGCGACCTGTGGACTGATGCTGAGCCGCTGCCCAAACCCATCAACTCGCCCTACAACGAAGGCTCGGCCTGCTTCACCCGCGACGGCAAAACCATCTATTTCGCCCGCTGCGAGTGCCCCAGCTGCCACGGCAACTGCGACCTGTTCACGTCCACGTTCAAGGACGGGCAATGGTCGGTGCCTAAGAGCCTAGGCACGCAAGTCAACTCCTCGGCCTGGGACTCACAACCGACCCTGTCGCGCAACGAAGACACGCTCTACTTCGCCTCCGACCGGCTCGGCGGCTTCGGCCTGTCGGATATCTGGTACACGTACCGTGGCAAAAACGGGCAATGGGCTAAAGCCGAGAACATGGGGCCGGTGGTAAACACGCGCGAAAGCGAGGTAAGCCCCTTTTTCCACCCGCTCTACAACGTGTTGTACTTCTCGTCGCGCGGGCAGTTGCTCAACTACGGCGACTTCGACATTTACAAGACCTACCGTGTGCAGGGCCGCTGGCAGGAAGCCAAGAACATCGGGCCGCTGGTGAATGGCAAGGGCTCGGAGTACTACTTCACCATCGATTCGGAGTCGAAGGACCTGTATTATGCGCGCTCTGAGGAAAAGGACATGAAAAACCTGGACCTCTACTCCTTCCCGCTGCCCATGGAAGCCCAGCCATTGGCTACCACCCACGTCGAGGGCACGCTGGTGGACTCGGTGAGCAAAAAGCCCCTGGGCGGCATTGTCACCATCGTCGATACCGATAATGGTATTGAAGTAGCGGCCAAATACCTGCGGCCTGATGGCTCGTTTGACTTCGATTTGATTGACGGCTCGCACTACGTCATGATTATCCAGAGTCCGGACTTCTTCAGCGTGGAAAAGAAGTTTGAGCTACAAGGCGACACGGTGATGAAGCTCATGACCAACTCCATCGATTACGGGCTGCCGCTCATTTTCCAGAATATCGAGTTCGACCAGGACAAGTCGCACATTCGGACTTCTATGCAGCCCATCCTCGACCGGATTGCGCTGTTTATGGTGGACCACCCGACGTTCCGGCTCAGCATCACGGGCCACACCGATTCTAAAGGCGACCCGGACTTCAACGAGCGTCTCTCGCAGGACCGGGCCGAGGCTATCCGCAAGTACATTGAAACGAAGGGTAAGCTCAAACCCAACCGCATCGAGAGCTTCGGCTATGGCTCTACCAAGCCGCTGAAGGAGGAAGTGACGCCGGAAGACGCCAAAACCAACCGCCGCGTAGAGTTTCGCCTCATCAAGCCCGATGATGACAAAAAAGACGCTGGCAGCGGCGGTGCCGACTGGAAATAA
- a CDS encoding DUF6702 family protein: MFRKTLLLSFLLLASLLAWAHAYHASIMDVRYNPAKQQLEVALKVFTDDFEKALSVGQPTAISLDQSPKPLVTQLTTALLRRSLVFSTKPGETLPLQFLGMQKERDAYWLYCTLKVARPITGFSLRNALLLDVFPDQMNIVNVEAGGKKQSQLFRDGEETHKLSW; encoded by the coding sequence ATGTTTCGCAAGACGCTTCTGCTTTCCTTTCTGCTGCTGGCCTCGCTACTGGCCTGGGCGCATGCCTATCACGCCAGCATCATGGATGTGCGCTACAACCCCGCCAAACAGCAGCTGGAAGTGGCCCTGAAGGTTTTCACTGATGACTTTGAAAAGGCGCTGTCGGTGGGGCAGCCTACTGCCATCAGCCTCGACCAGTCGCCGAAGCCGCTCGTGACGCAGCTGACCACCGCTCTGCTACGCCGCTCCCTGGTTTTCAGCACCAAGCCCGGCGAAACGCTGCCGCTGCAGTTTCTGGGTATGCAAAAGGAGCGCGACGCGTATTGGCTCTATTGCACCCTAAAAGTGGCGCGGCCCATCACGGGTTTCTCCTTACGCAACGCGCTGCTGCTCGATGTTTTCCCGGACCAGATGAATATAGTGAACGTGGAAGCCGGTGGCAAAAAGCAAAGCCAACTCTTCCGCGACGGCGAGGAAACACACAAGCTGAGTTGGTAA
- a CDS encoding 1-deoxy-D-xylulose-5-phosphate reductoisomerase, with the protein MPSEFPKRVTLLGSTGSIGTQALDVVRSQPGRFTVTALSAQSNAALLVQQAREFRPAAVVIGDEAKYETVKAALAGQPETEVLAGAAALADVAGRPDSDIVLTAMVGYAGLLPTVRAIRAGKDIALANKETLVVAGQLITDLVREHNVRLLPVDSEHSAIFQCLVGETQNPIEKIVLTASGGPFRGRSRAQLAEVTKAQALKHPNWDMGAKITIDSASLMNKGLEVIEAKWLFGLRDNQIDVVVHPQSIIHSLVQFEDGSLKAQLGLPDMKLPIQYALGYPQRLSNTFPRFSFLDYPQLTFEQPDLSTFRNLALAFEAMSQSGNAPCVLNAANEVAVAAFLRDEVGFLQMSEVVEECLSRVSYLANPSLDDYVLTDKETRRVAQERLARL; encoded by the coding sequence ATGCCCTCCGAATTCCCCAAACGCGTCACGCTGCTCGGTTCTACCGGTTCCATTGGCACCCAGGCGCTTGATGTAGTCCGCAGCCAGCCGGGCCGTTTCACTGTCACGGCGCTGTCGGCGCAGTCCAATGCGGCGCTGCTGGTGCAGCAGGCCCGCGAGTTCCGGCCTGCGGCCGTGGTCATCGGCGACGAGGCCAAGTATGAAACCGTGAAAGCCGCTCTGGCAGGGCAGCCCGAAACGGAGGTGCTGGCCGGCGCCGCAGCCCTGGCTGATGTAGCCGGCCGCCCCGACTCCGACATCGTGCTGACGGCTATGGTGGGCTACGCCGGGCTGCTGCCCACGGTGCGGGCTATCCGGGCTGGCAAAGACATTGCCCTGGCCAACAAAGAAACGCTGGTGGTGGCCGGTCAGCTTATCACCGATTTGGTGCGGGAGCACAACGTGCGGCTGCTGCCCGTCGATTCGGAGCATTCGGCCATTTTTCAGTGCCTGGTAGGCGAGACGCAGAATCCAATTGAGAAAATTGTTCTCACGGCATCTGGTGGGCCATTCCGGGGCCGGAGCCGCGCGCAGCTAGCGGAAGTGACGAAGGCGCAGGCGCTCAAGCATCCCAACTGGGATATGGGCGCCAAAATCACTATCGACTCGGCCTCACTGATGAACAAGGGCCTGGAGGTAATTGAGGCCAAGTGGCTGTTTGGGCTGCGCGACAACCAGATTGATGTGGTGGTGCATCCGCAGAGCATTATTCATTCGCTGGTACAGTTTGAGGATGGCTCGTTGAAAGCCCAGCTCGGCCTGCCCGACATGAAACTACCTATCCAGTACGCTCTCGGTTATCCGCAACGACTGTCCAACACCTTTCCGCGCTTCTCCTTTCTCGATTATCCGCAACTCACCTTCGAGCAGCCCGACCTGAGCACCTTCCGCAATCTGGCGCTGGCTTTCGAGGCCATGAGCCAGTCTGGCAATGCGCCTTGCGTTCTGAATGCCGCCAATGAAGTAGCCGTAGCGGCTTTTCTGCGCGACGAAGTAGGTTTTCTGCAAATGTCGGAGGTGGTAGAAGAGTGCCTGAGCCGCGTTTCGTACCTTGCCAATCCGTCGCTCGACGACTATGTGCTAACTGACAAGGAGACACGTCGGGTAGCGCAGGAACGGCTGGCGCGGTTGTAG
- the rseP gene encoding RIP metalloprotease RseP gives MEILIMAGQMLLGLSILVGLHEFGHFATAKYFKIRVDKFYIFFDFLFPLPNVLNFALLKKKIGETEYGLGWFPLGGYVAIHGMIDETQDADSLAAEPQPNEFRAKPAWQRLIVMLGGIIMNVITGIIIFTLLTYTQGESYLPASEVRYGILPNKLGEEMGFRTGDKIVKINGRPFTEFNEVYNPEVMMGSNSFYTVERQGQLVDVPVPANFIDRLSEQGQQRFVLPRNPFAVKTVNSGSPADKGGLMPDDRIVQLDQKKVEFFPEFQQDLLAKAGKPVKLVVERAGALKTLDITVDEEGKLGFFPKSLLHESVRHYSFAQSIPVGTNKAFGVITNQITAFGKIFKGEASFRKSVGGPWEIAQQYGPTWDWVWFWTMTGMLSMVLAFMNLLPIPALDGGHVIFLLYEMIAGRKPSDKFLENAQKVGMMLLLSLMAFVLIINPLLKKIGI, from the coding sequence TTGGAAATCCTCATCATGGCCGGGCAAATGTTGCTGGGCCTTTCCATTTTGGTTGGTCTGCACGAGTTCGGACACTTTGCAACCGCCAAATATTTTAAAATCCGGGTCGATAAGTTTTACATCTTCTTCGACTTCCTGTTTCCGCTGCCCAACGTCCTCAATTTTGCGTTGCTGAAGAAGAAAATCGGCGAGACAGAATACGGCTTGGGCTGGTTTCCGCTGGGTGGCTACGTTGCCATCCACGGCATGATCGACGAAACTCAGGACGCCGACAGCCTCGCCGCTGAGCCGCAACCCAACGAGTTTCGGGCCAAACCAGCTTGGCAGCGCCTGATTGTGATGCTTGGTGGCATCATCATGAACGTCATCACCGGCATCATCATTTTCACGCTGCTCACCTACACGCAGGGCGAAAGCTATTTGCCGGCTTCAGAAGTGCGCTACGGCATTCTGCCGAATAAGCTGGGAGAGGAAATGGGTTTCCGCACCGGCGACAAAATCGTGAAAATCAACGGCCGGCCGTTCACCGAGTTCAATGAGGTGTACAATCCGGAGGTGATGATGGGCTCCAACTCGTTCTATACGGTAGAGCGCCAGGGCCAACTCGTGGACGTGCCGGTGCCGGCCAACTTCATCGACCGGCTTTCGGAGCAGGGCCAGCAGCGGTTTGTGTTGCCTCGCAACCCGTTTGCCGTGAAAACGGTGAATTCTGGCAGCCCTGCGGACAAAGGCGGCCTGATGCCCGATGACCGGATTGTGCAGCTCGACCAGAAAAAGGTAGAGTTCTTTCCTGAGTTTCAGCAGGATCTGCTGGCCAAGGCTGGCAAACCAGTAAAGCTAGTGGTGGAGCGCGCCGGCGCGCTGAAAACACTGGATATTACCGTAGATGAGGAGGGCAAGCTGGGCTTCTTTCCCAAGTCGCTGCTGCACGAGTCGGTGCGCCACTATTCGTTTGCGCAGTCCATTCCGGTAGGTACGAACAAGGCATTTGGCGTCATTACCAACCAGATTACCGCTTTCGGCAAGATTTTCAAAGGTGAGGCTTCCTTCCGCAAATCGGTAGGTGGCCCCTGGGAAATAGCGCAGCAATACGGCCCTACCTGGGACTGGGTCTGGTTCTGGACCATGACCGGCATGCTGTCTATGGTGCTGGCCTTTATGAACTTGCTGCCTATTCCGGCGCTGGATGGCGGGCACGTTATTTTTCTGCTTTATGAAATGATAGCCGGCCGCAAGCCTTCTGATAAATTCCTGGAGAATGCGCAGAAGGTGGGCATGATGCTGCTTCTGTCGCTGATGGCTTTCGTGCTCATTATCAATCCGCTCCTGAAGAAAATCGGTATCTAA
- a CDS encoding phosphoheptose isomerase — MNTLDEQKAQLFQQTEQQLRQLGFNIDKQDQTRPWGGFFVIDESQAQAFADAYFDNMSVDELRISGKLSPKVLLVAPEKRLSWQYHHRRAEIWRVVQGPVGVVTSSTDEETEVKTYQPGELITLRQGERHRLVGLGGWGVLAEIWQHTDATNPSDEDDIVRVQDDFGR, encoded by the coding sequence ATGAATACTCTCGACGAGCAAAAAGCGCAGCTGTTCCAGCAGACGGAGCAGCAGCTTCGCCAGCTTGGCTTCAATATTGACAAGCAGGATCAGACACGTCCCTGGGGCGGTTTTTTCGTAATTGACGAAAGCCAGGCCCAGGCTTTTGCTGATGCGTATTTCGATAATATGTCGGTGGACGAGTTGCGCATTTCGGGCAAGCTGAGCCCTAAGGTTCTGCTGGTGGCTCCCGAAAAGCGCCTCTCTTGGCAATACCATCACCGGCGCGCCGAAATCTGGCGCGTGGTGCAAGGTCCCGTAGGCGTAGTTACCAGCTCTACTGATGAAGAGACAGAGGTGAAAACCTATCAGCCCGGCGAACTGATTACGCTGCGGCAAGGTGAGCGGCACCGCCTTGTAGGGTTAGGCGGTTGGGGCGTGCTGGCCGAAATCTGGCAGCACACAGACGCTACCAACCCATCCGACGAAGACGACATCGTGCGGGTGCAGGATGACTTTGGGCGCTAG